From the genome of Anoplopoma fimbria isolate UVic2021 breed Golden Eagle Sablefish chromosome 1, Afim_UVic_2022, whole genome shotgun sequence, one region includes:
- the LOC129092982 gene encoding acetylcholinesterase-like, protein MAKVSPCSRLTLLLLLIPHFLTVSPATQDDLVIDTTHGKVQGKMLSVLGGDVRAFLGIPFGKPPLGKLRFSAPEPVESWEGVKDATKFPNSCYQLLDKTFQGFQGSEMWNPNTPLSEDCLYLNVWSPRVNKTQPKPPPLAPVLVWIYGGGFTQGTSSLDIYDGRYLTKSEGVVVVSMNYRVGAFGFLGMPDNKNFQSNAGLLDQRLALQWIAKNIAAFGGDYTKVTLFGESAGSVSVGLHLLSPGSHGLFQRAVLQSGTPNAPWATISQNESWQRSMKLAMLLGCPSSPPSDMKACLQKADPQEISLKQNDVLTQPAMLGIPFVPCVDGDFLPDKVEVLLSTGNLPKKEVLFGLNKDEGPYILVYGVPGFDITGQSLITRNEFLKGVAIAMPHESDVTRDGAVFQYTDWTDENNRTKNRDLLGSLLGDQLFVCPVLEFAHRYSQRGGNTFLYFFDHRSSVNPWPEWMGVMHGYEIEFVFGMPLNASLGYTKNEVNMTKKFMKHWANFARMGNPGIDGYNWPTFTPEQQEYVTLNYNHPERKRMMRAKECHLWNTFIPKVQKVSDDLLSCVKANGIILHCNYTFLLFLLVITLIY, encoded by the exons ATGGCGAAAGTCTCTCCCTGTTCACGTCTcacccttcttcttcttctgataCCTCATTTCCTGACTGTATCACCTGCCACTCAGGATGACCTTGTTATCGACACCACGCATGGTAAAGTTCAAGGGAAGATGCTTTCAGTGCTGGGTGGTGATGTTAGAGCATTTTTAGGAATTCCTTTTGGAAAACCACCTCTGGGGAAACTGCGATTCAGCGCTCCAGAGCCAGTAGAGAGTTGGGAAGGAGTGAAGGATGCCACCAAATTCCCAAATTCCTGCTACCAACTGCTGGATAAAACCTTTCAAG GTTTCCAAGGTTCAGAGATGTGGAACCCAAACACTCCTTTAAGTGAAGACTGTCTGTACCTAAATGTCTGGTCTCCACGTGTCAACAAAACCCAGCCTAAGCCGCCACCACTGGCTCCTGTCCTTGTCTGGATCTATGGAGGCGGGTTCACTCAAGGAACATCCTCTCTGGACATTTATGATGGTCGCTACTTGACTAAATCTGAAGGTGTTGTTGTGGTATCAATGAATTACAG AGTCGGAGCTTTTGGTTTCCTGGGTATGCCTGACAACAAGAACTTCCAGAGCAATGCAGGCCTGCTGGACCAGCGCTTGGCCCTCCAATGGATTGCCAAAAACATAGCTGCTTTTGGAGGTGATTATACAAAG GTGACTCTGTTTGGGGAGAGCGCTGGGTCAGTGTCTGTGGGCCTCCACCTGCTCTCTCCAGGAAGCCATGGTCTTTTCCAAAGGGCTGTGTTACAGAGTGGCACTCCCAATGCACCATGGGCCACAATAAGCCAGAATGAGAGCTGGCAAAG GTCTATGAAGCTGGCGATGCTACTGGGTTGtccctcatctcctccatctGATATGAAAGCTTGTCTGCAGAAGGCTGATCCTCAGGAAATCTCATTGAAGCAAAATGATGTTCTCACACAGCCTGCAATGTTAGGCATACCTTTTGTCCCTTGTGTTGACGGGGACTTCCTACCAGATAAAGTCgaa GTGTTGCTAAGTACCGGTAACCTTCCAAAGAAAGAGGTGCTGTTTGGCTTGAACAAAGACGAAGGGCCCTACATCCTAGTTTATGGAGTTCCTGGGTTTGACATCACCGGTCAGAGTCTCATCACCAGAAATGAGTTCCTAAAAGGAGTGGCAATTGCAATGCCACATGAAAGTGATGTCACTAGAGATGGGGCCGTGTTCCAGTACACTGACTGGACAGATGAGAATAACAGGACGAAAAATCGGGACTTGCTTGGTAGTCTGCTTGGAGAccaactgtttgtttgtcctgTGCTAGAGTTCGCTCACAG GTACTCTCAACGTGGTGGTAAcactttcctttatttttttgaccACCGGTCATCCGTCAATCCTTGGCCAGAATGGATGGGCGTAATGCACGGCTATGAGATTGAATTTGTCTTCGGAATGCCTCTGAACGCATCCCTGGGATACACGAAGAATGAAGTGAACATGACAAAGAAGTTTATGAAACACTGGGCCAACTTTGCTCGGATGGG GAATCCAGGCATTGATGGATATAACTGGCCGACGTTCACCCCTGAACAGCAGGAATATGTCACTCTGAACTACAACCATCCAGAACGAAAGAGGATGATGAGAGCTAAAGAGTGTCACCTCTGGAACACATTCATTCCGAAAGTACAGAAAGTCTCAG ATGATCTGCTGTCTTGTGTTAAAGCAAATGGGATTATACTCCACTGTAACTacaccttcctcctctttctattGGTTATAACTTTaatctattaa